From the genome of Blautia hydrogenotrophica DSM 10507:
CTAAAATCAAAGTAATCCAAGCCAGTTTATAAGACGGATTGATTTTTTTATTTGCGATCCACAGCACACAAAGAACGCTGATGATACTCAGCACGGCAGATGCATACTTAGAATAATTGTTCAAACGCCAAAATAGCAACAAAATCCACCCTAACTGTACCAGCAGGGCGACAGCCACATAAAAAATCCGGTTAAAAATTAATTGCAGTAACTTTTTCAAGACTTTTATCAGCATAATTTCTCACTCCCTGAGACAATTTAAAACATAACTCCCGTAAATAAGATTTATCGCAGCATCGCGAGAGTTTGATTTAAAAAATCCCTGTCGCACAGACAGGGATTTTTTGCGCACATTAATTATATTTACGTTTTCTTGCAGCTTCAGATTTTTTCTTACGACGAACGCTTGGCTTCTCGTAATGCTCTCTCTTACGGATCTCCTGCTGAATGCCTGCTTTTGCACAGCTACGTTTGAATCTGCGAAGAGCGCTATCTAAAGTCTCGTTCTCTTTTACGATTACATTTGACATAGACTCACACCTAACCTCCCTCCAGTTGTAGATTGTGCTTAAATACAACTGTATGGGTATTTTTATTGCACATCTGATATTATATCAGATTCTAAAATTTCGTCAACTATTTTTCACGATTTTTGCAAAAAATTTAATAAAAAGCCTACAAATCTATCTCAATTGACTTTCAAGAATCTCCGGTATTTTCTGGAGCGCTTCCTCTACCTTTTCTGGACTCTTTCCTCCAGCTTGAGCCATATTCGGACGTCCACCTCCGCCTCCGCCTACAATTGCAGCGGCAGCCTTGATTAGATTACCTGCATGAGCCCCCTGCTTCATAGCTCCGTCTGTAGCCATAGCCAGAAGATTTACTTTTCCACTATTCACAGTAATCAGTACAACGACACCCTCTTCCAACTTTTCTTTCAGTTGGTCTCCGAGATCACGTAGCCCGCTGACATCCACATTTTCCAGCTTTACTGCTAACAGCTTTACACCTTTTACCTCTGTCACCTGATTCATCACATCTCCAAGAGAATCCTGAGCCATCTTGCTTTTCAGGGATTCGTTCTCACTGTGGAGAGCTTTGATCTCATTTTGCATGTGGAAAATCTTATCACTAAGTTCTCCCGTGGAAGTCTTTGCAGCCTTGGCTGCCTGATTCAAAAGAGATTCCAGGTTTTTGTAGTATTCCATAACGCCATTTCCGGTCAGAGCTTCAATACGGCGTACACCAGCAGCGATGCCTGACTCT
Proteins encoded in this window:
- the rpsU gene encoding 30S ribosomal protein S21, whose translation is MSNVIVKENETLDSALRRFKRSCAKAGIQQEIRKREHYEKPSVRRKKKSEAARKRKYN